One region of Parerythrobacter jejuensis genomic DNA includes:
- a CDS encoding NADH-quinone oxidoreductase subunit A, with product MVDLSQYLPILIFLFIAVGLSSLFVFLPMGVSRLTGAHSPNAEKLSEYECGFPAFEDARSRFDVRFYLVAILFIIFDLEVAFLFPWAVSLDHTGWVGWIGMMIFLAILTVGFAYEWKKGALEWE from the coding sequence TTGGTCGACCTTTCGCAATACCTCCCGATCCTGATCTTCCTGTTTATCGCAGTGGGTCTGTCATCCCTGTTCGTGTTCCTGCCGATGGGCGTCTCGCGCCTGACCGGTGCGCACAGTCCGAATGCCGAGAAACTGAGCGAATATGAATGCGGCTTTCCCGCGTTCGAGGACGCGCGCAGCCGCTTCGACGTGCGGTTCTACCTGGTCGCGATCCTGTTCATCATTTTCGACCTGGAGGTTGCCTTCCTGTTTCCGTGGGCGGTCAGCCTCGATCATACGGGCTGGGTCGGCTGGATCGGCATGATGATCTTCCTCGCCATTCTCACTGTAGGCTTTGCTTACGAGTGGA